The nucleotide sequence AGGAAATAGAATTCAGGTTATCCTTGAATGTACCGAACACAAAGAAAGCGGTATGCCCGGTACTTCTAGATATATCACTACGAAGAACAGAAAGAATACAACTGCAAGAATTGAGTTGAAGAAATACAACCCAATCTTGAAGAAGATGACAGTTCATAAAGAAATTAAGTAATAGGAGATTTAAACAATGGCAAAAAAAGTAGTAGCAGCGTTTAAAAAAGGCGACGGTCGTACTTACTCAAAAGTAATCAAGATGGTAAAGTCTCCGAAAACAGGTGCTTATACCTTCCAGGAAGAAATGGTTCCTAACGAAGCTGTAAAAGAGTATTTCGCAAAATAATTGCACATAAACGCATACAAAAAAGGATGTTCCCAAAAAGAACATCCTTTTTTATTTTATTCAACTTTAGATAGAATTCCATACGCTTGAAACGGAATATTTTCTTAATTTTGCTCTGTTGTAGATTTCGACTAATAATAACAGATAAATAAATAAAGAGCTATGAGATTCGATGTATCAAGTACTGCGCTATTATCCCGCCTGCAGTCTATAAGCAAAGTAATTGCGTCTAAAAATTCTTTGCCTATACTGGACAGCTTCCTGTTTAACCTGGAAGGAACTAAATTAACGATGACAGCTTCCGATTCGGAAACCCGGTTGGTTACTTCTGTCGATGTAATGAATGCTGAGGGTAGTGGAGTATTTGCCGTATCTGCCAAGATTCTTTTGGAACCTCTGAAAGAACTTCCTGAACAACCGCTTACGTTCGATATCAATGATGAGAATCTGGAGATATTTATTCATTTCCAAAATGGAAAATACAACTTCATCGGACAGAAAGGTGATACGTATCCACAGCAGAAGCCACTGAACGAGAATGTAGTATCTATTGCATTGGAGGCGCAGACCTTGCTGAACGGTATAAGTCGTTCTATTTTTGCAACAGCCGATGATGAACTTCGTCCGGTTATGAACGGTATCTATTTCGATATTCATCAGGACGATCTCACCTTTGTGGCATCAGACGGTCACAAGTTGGTTCGCCTGCGCAATCTTTCGGTTCATGCTACAGAGAAAGCATCATTCATTCTTCCCAAAAAACCTGCAAACTTACTTAAAGCTGTCTTAGCTAAAGAAACTGAGATGGTTACCATTAAGTTTGATGAAAATAATGCCTATATCAACTGTACTAATTTTGAGATGGTTTGCCGCCTTATTGAAGGACGCTTCCCTAATTACAACAGCGTGATTCCTCAAAATAATCCGCATAAGGTAATTATCGACCGTTTGTCTTTCCTTAACGCGCTGAAGCGTGTATCTGTATTCTCTAATCCCGCAAGCAGCTTGGTTAAACTTCAGCTTAAAGGAAATCAGATGAAGGTATCTGCGCAGGACATCGATTTCTCTACTGCAGCAGAAGAAACTATCCCTTGCCAGTTTACGGGTGTGGATTTGAGCATTGGTTTTAAAGCAACTTACCTGATCGAAATTTTGAACAATATTGCTTCGACAGAAGTGGTGGTAGAATTGGCAGATCCTTCACGTGCAGGGTTAATTATTCCTGTAGAGAACGAAGAAAATGAAGATCTTCTGATGTTGCTCATGCCAATGATGTTAAATGACTAACAACTAAATAATGCAATTAAACTTAAAGAATCCGCTGGTTTTCTTCGATTTGGAAACAACAGGGATAAACATAGTAAAAGACCGTATCGTTGAAATTTCGTATGTAAAGGTTTTTCCTAACGGGAAAGAGGAAACAAAGACACGCCGGATCAATCCGGAGATGCCTATTCCTCCCGAATCTACTGCCATACATGGTATTACCGACGAGGATGTAAAGGATTGCCCTACGTTTAAGGAAGTAGCCAAATCGCTGGCTAATCAGATTGAGGGATGCGACCTGGCTGGATTCAATTCTAACCGTTTTGATATTCCTTTGCTGGTGGAAGAGTTTCTTCGCGCAGGGGTGGATATAGACCTAAACAAGCGTAAGTTCGTGGATGTGCAAACCATTTTTCATAAGATGGAGCAACGTACCCTTTCGGCTGCCTATAAGTTTTATTGCGACAAAAGTCTTGAAAATGCCCATTCGGCCGAAGCAGATACCTATGCAACATACGAGGTATTGAAGGCTCAGCTGGACCGTTATCCGGAGTTGGTAAACGATGTAAAGTTTCTTTCTGAATATTCAAGCTTCAACACCAATGTTGATTTTGCCGGACGTATGGTGTACAACGACAAAGGCGAAGAAGTATTTAACTTTGGAAAGTATAAAGGTCATCGTGTGGAAGATGTACTGAAGAATGACCAGGGATATTATGGTTGGATGATGCAGGGCGATTTCCCTTTAAATACTAAGAAGGTGCTTACCGAGATTAAACTGAGAAATTTTAATTCAAAGTAAAACAAACTTCAGTATAGTAGCTTTACGTTTATAATTGGAAACATGCTTAAAGGAAAAAAAATTATATTGGGAATAACCGGAAGTATCGCTGCCTACAAAGCGGCGTACATTATCCGTGGACTGGTAAAGAAGGGAGCCGAGGTACAGGTTGTGATTACACCTTCAGGCAAAGAATTTATCACTCCGATAACGCTGTCGGCGCTGAGCAGCAATCCCGTAATCAGCGAATTCTTCTCTAACCGCGACGGATCGTGGAACAGTCATGTTGATTTAGGTTTATGGGCAGATGCCATGCTCATTGCTCCGGCGACAGCTTCTACCATTGGTAAGATGGCAAATGGGATTGCTGATAATATGCTTATTACAACCTATCTCTCCTGCAAAGCTCCGGTGTTTATTGCTCCGGCAATGGACCTTGATATGTTTGCTCATCCGTCGACTCAGGAGAACATCGAGAAGCTGCGTTCGTATGGCAATCACATCATCGAACCGGGTGAAGGCGAACTTGCCAGTCACCTTGTTGGTAAGGGAAGAATGGAAGAGCCCGATGCCATTATTGCTGTTTTGGATCGTTTCTTTGATGGCCTTTGCAGTTTGTCGAAAAAAAAGATAGTGATTACTGCAGGTCCGACATATGAAAAGATAGATCCTGTACGTTTTATTGGTAATTACTCTTCCGGCAAGATGGGTTTTGCCCTGGCGGAAGCCTGTGCAGCCCAAGGGGCTTTAGTTACCCTGATAGCGGGTCCGGTTTCACTTACTACTACCCACGAAGGTATCAGAAGGATAGATGTGGAGTCGGCCGAAGAGATGTATCATGCTGCTGTAAAAGCTTTTCCGGAATCGGATGCCGCGATTTTATGTGCGGCAGTAGCCGATTACCGCCCCGAAGTTCAGGCCGAAGAGAAGATAAAAAGAGAAAGCACCGGCGAGATGACCATGCATTTGGTTCCCAACCCGGATATTGCAGCAATGTTAGGTAAAATGAAGCACCCTGGTCAGCGGTTGGTAGGATTTGCTCTTGAAACAAGCGATGAAGTAGCCCATGCAACAGAAAAGCTAAAACGAAAGAACTTAGATTTTATCGTGCTTAATTCTTTGCGGGATAAGGGAGCAGGTTTTCGCTGCGATACCAACAAGATCTCTATTCTCGAGGCAAATGGAGTGCTTACAGCTTATGAGATGAAGCCGAAAAATGAAGTAGCCAACGATATTGTTGAAAAACTGGCAAGCCTAATAAAAGAATAAGGTGATAATAAAGAAATTGTTGTATCTGTTTATTTGTCTGTTGCTGACTTTCACTGCAAAGTCGCAGGAACTGAATGCGCGCGTCACTATTAACAGTGATAAGGTTCAGGGTACCAACAAGCAAGTGTTCACTACGTTGCAAACGGCCTTAACCGAGTTTATCAATAACCGGAAATGGACGGATGCAACTTTTGCCGTGAACGAACGGATAGACTGTTCTTTTACTCTTATCATAAACGAAATGCCAACCGAATCGAGTTTCAAAGGAGAGTTGCAGATTCAGGCCCGCCGTCCGGTATATAACTCCAGCTATTCTACAACCTTGTTTAACTTCAGGGATACGCAGCTCGATTTCGACTATACTGAGTTCGAGCCGCTTGAATATACGCAGAACACCCTGCAAAACAATCTTACAGCCTCGGTTGTATTCTATATCTATGTAATCCTGGGGCTCGATTTTGATAGTTTTGCTCAGACGGGAGGGAGTCCTTTTATACAACAGGCAATGCAGGTTGTAACTTTGGCTCAGTCGGAAATGGCTTGGACAGGATGGAAGGCTTTCGACAGCAACCGTAACCGTCATGCGCTGGCTACGGCGCTGACTGATAATACGTCGGCTGTTTTCCGCGAGATGTGGTATACTTACCACCGCAAAGGTCTTGATGAGATGGCTGCCAATCCCGACCGCGGACGAACAACCATTATCGAAACGCTGCCTGCATTGAAAGAGATACAGACGGCTCGTCCCGGTTCCGTATTGATGCAACTCTTCTCTGATAGTAAGTTAGACGAAGTGGTAAGCGTTTACAGCAAAGCCAACCAAACGGAAAAACAAGAGGGATATAAACTATTGTCTACAATCTTCCCTACGCAAACAACGCGTCTGGAACCTTTGAAAAAGTGATGCACTATGCTTAAATCCTTATTCATACAGAACTATGTCCTGATAGACAGTCTCGACATAGACTTTGCAGATGGTTTTTCGGTTATAACCGGTGAAACCGGAGCTGGAAAATCAATTATTCTTGGTGCGTTATCTCTTGTATTAGGGCAACGGGCCGATGGAAAAAGTATTAAAAAAGAGGCCGATAAATGTGTGATTGAAGCTACATTCGATATCTCATTGTACCAGCTTGAGCCTTTTTTTATAGAAAACGATCTCGAATACGATGCCCGTCATTGTATACTTCGCCGGGAACTGTTTGCTTCGGGCAAATCCCGTGCTTTTGTGAATGATTCGCCTGTGGGGTTGAATGTTCTAAGAAGTCTGGGTACGCGCCTGATCGATATCCACTCTCAGCACCAGAACCTGTTGTTGGGAGACAGCCTCTTTCAGCTAAATGTAGTAGATGTGCTGGCCGACAATGAAATATTGCTGATTCTTTACCGCAAGGAATTCAGCCGATACCAATCGTTGAAGAGAGATCTCAAAGAATTAACAGAAAAATCCCGACAGAACCGACAGGAAGAAGATTATATCCGTTTTCAATTGGAACAACTCGAAGAAG is from uncultured Macellibacteroides sp. and encodes:
- the rpmG gene encoding 50S ribosomal protein L33; amino-acid sequence: MAKKAKGNRIQVILECTEHKESGMPGTSRYITTKNRKNTTARIELKKYNPILKKMTVHKEIK
- a CDS encoding DUF4295 domain-containing protein, with product MAKKVVAAFKKGDGRTYSKVIKMVKSPKTGAYTFQEEMVPNEAVKEYFAK
- the dnaN gene encoding DNA polymerase III subunit beta, with product MRFDVSSTALLSRLQSISKVIASKNSLPILDSFLFNLEGTKLTMTASDSETRLVTSVDVMNAEGSGVFAVSAKILLEPLKELPEQPLTFDINDENLEIFIHFQNGKYNFIGQKGDTYPQQKPLNENVVSIALEAQTLLNGISRSIFATADDELRPVMNGIYFDIHQDDLTFVASDGHKLVRLRNLSVHATEKASFILPKKPANLLKAVLAKETEMVTIKFDENNAYINCTNFEMVCRLIEGRFPNYNSVIPQNNPHKVIIDRLSFLNALKRVSVFSNPASSLVKLQLKGNQMKVSAQDIDFSTAAEETIPCQFTGVDLSIGFKATYLIEILNNIASTEVVVELADPSRAGLIIPVENEENEDLLMLLMPMMLND
- a CDS encoding 3'-5' exonuclease translates to MQLNLKNPLVFFDLETTGINIVKDRIVEISYVKVFPNGKEETKTRRINPEMPIPPESTAIHGITDEDVKDCPTFKEVAKSLANQIEGCDLAGFNSNRFDIPLLVEEFLRAGVDIDLNKRKFVDVQTIFHKMEQRTLSAAYKFYCDKSLENAHSAEADTYATYEVLKAQLDRYPELVNDVKFLSEYSSFNTNVDFAGRMVYNDKGEEVFNFGKYKGHRVEDVLKNDQGYYGWMMQGDFPLNTKKVLTEIKLRNFNSK
- the coaBC gene encoding bifunctional phosphopantothenoylcysteine decarboxylase/phosphopantothenate--cysteine ligase CoaBC, which translates into the protein MLKGKKIILGITGSIAAYKAAYIIRGLVKKGAEVQVVITPSGKEFITPITLSALSSNPVISEFFSNRDGSWNSHVDLGLWADAMLIAPATASTIGKMANGIADNMLITTYLSCKAPVFIAPAMDLDMFAHPSTQENIEKLRSYGNHIIEPGEGELASHLVGKGRMEEPDAIIAVLDRFFDGLCSLSKKKIVITAGPTYEKIDPVRFIGNYSSGKMGFALAEACAAQGALVTLIAGPVSLTTTHEGIRRIDVESAEEMYHAAVKAFPESDAAILCAAVADYRPEVQAEEKIKRESTGEMTMHLVPNPDIAAMLGKMKHPGQRLVGFALETSDEVAHATEKLKRKNLDFIVLNSLRDKGAGFRCDTNKISILEANGVLTAYEMKPKNEVANDIVEKLASLIKE
- a CDS encoding DUF4835 family protein codes for the protein MIKKLLYLFICLLLTFTAKSQELNARVTINSDKVQGTNKQVFTTLQTALTEFINNRKWTDATFAVNERIDCSFTLIINEMPTESSFKGELQIQARRPVYNSSYSTTLFNFRDTQLDFDYTEFEPLEYTQNTLQNNLTASVVFYIYVILGLDFDSFAQTGGSPFIQQAMQVVTLAQSEMAWTGWKAFDSNRNRHALATALTDNTSAVFREMWYTYHRKGLDEMAANPDRGRTTIIETLPALKEIQTARPGSVLMQLFSDSKLDEVVSVYSKANQTEKQEGYKLLSTIFPTQTTRLEPLKK